From a single Sus scrofa isolate TJ Tabasco breed Duroc chromosome 13, Sscrofa11.1, whole genome shotgun sequence genomic region:
- the LOC100513883 gene encoding olfactory receptor 5K4-like, translating to MDKENQSLTTEFILVGFTDHPVLKTLLFLVFLTIYLITMVGNLGLVALIFTEHHLHTPMYIFLGNLALMGSCCSSAITPKMIENFFSKDRKISLYECMAQFYFLCLAETADCFFLAAMAYDRYIAICNPLQYHTMMSKKLCVQMTTGIYIASNLHSMIHVGLLLRLTFCRSSQIDHFFCDVLPLYRLSCTNPYINELMIYIFSMPIQIFTIATVLISYVCILFTVFKMKSKEGRGKAFSTCASHFLSVSIFYICLLMYIRPFEEGDKDIPVAIFYTIVIPLLNPFIYSLRNKEVINVLKKIMRNYNILKFHLLWKTNFN from the coding sequence atggataaggaaaaccAGTCCTTGACAACTGAGTTTATCCTTGTAGGATTTACAGATCACCCAGTGCTGAAAACCCTTCTGTTTCTGGTATTCCTTACCATCTATCTGATCACCATGGTGGGAAACCTTGGTCTGGTGGCACTGATATTTACAGAGCATCATCTTCACACACCAATGTACATCTTTCTGGGTAACCTCGCTCTCATGGGTTCTTGTTGTTCCAGTGCCATCACCCCCAAGATGATagagaatttcttttctaaagacagaaaaatttccCTGTACGAATGCatggcacaattttattttctctgcctagCTGAAACTGCAGACTGCTTTTTCCTAGCAGCAATGGCCTATGATCGCTATAtagccatctgcaacccactgcagtACCACACCATGATGTCAAAGAAACTGTGTGTTCAGATGACCACAGGGATCTACATAGCTAGTAACCTGCATTCTATGATTCATGTAGGACTTCTGTTAAGGCTAACTTTCTGCAGATCTAGTCAAATTGATCACTTTTTTTGTGATGTTCTTCCACTCTATAGACTGTCCTGTACCAACCCTTATATTAATGAactaatgatatatattttttcaatgccAATTCAAATCTTCACCATTGCCACTGTCTTGATCTCTTATGTTTGTATTCTTTTCactgttttcaaaatgaaatccaaagaAGGGAGAGGTAAAGCATTTTCTACTTGTGCATCTCATTTTCTATCTGTCTCGATATTCTACATTTGTCTTCTCATGTATATTCGACCATTTGAAGAAGGGGATAAAGATATACCGGTGGCAATTTTTTACACAATAGTAATTCCTTTACTAAACCCTTTTATTTATAGCTTGAGAAACAAGGAGGTGATAAatgttctgaaaaaaattatgaggaattataatattcttaaatttcATCTTCTATGGAAAACTAACTTTAATTGA